The genomic window GGTGACCATGGACGACCTGAGCCAGCTGCGCAGCTTTCTCGAGAAGAGTCTTGGAAAGATACCGGGTGTGGGAGAAGTCGAGACCTGCATAGTACTTGAGACCGTGAAGTCGGCGTTCTAGCAGGGGAGCCAGAGATGCAGTATACACTCCACCTGTCAGAGCAACACTTGAAGAGCCTACATGCCTATGCTGAACGCTGCAGACCCTACGAGGCCCCTGCGTTGCTCTTCGGCAGAGCAGAACAGGGGGAGCTCTTCGTGACAAGGGTGGAGCTGATGAAGAACACGCTTGAGTCGACAGCTGCATTTGAGATAGACCCTGAAGAGGAGTACAGGCTCCTAGTCGAGGCGGAACAGAGAGGAGAGGAGATGCTTGCCATATTCCACTCGCATCCGGCGCCGCCCAGACCGTCATCCAGCGACCTTGCCAACATGAGACTGAACCCGGTGGTCTGGCTCATAGCCTCAAGACAGCAAGACCACTGGGAGTCGAGACCGTTCATTCTTGACGGTGGAAAGGCTGTAGAGGTCCGGATGTCGATTGAGGAGCCAGATACTTACTGAGTGACTTGATGGTTCCCGACGTCTTGCGTGGGTCGAATGAAACCTCCGTCTGGTCCACCATCCGGATCACCGATGCAGCAGTGAGGAGGTCGGGCAACACAGAGGATGAACACTGTAGTATCCCGAGTCCCGAGTCAGGGTCATACGAGTCCAGATAGAAGTGGGAGTCTGCCACACAGACCTCTCCGAAGAGCGTCAGCAGGCTCTTGCGGATGGCTGCGCTCAGTTGCTTCTCACTTACAGCGGGACCGGCATGATGCAGTTGGAACAGGACGTGCCGTCGCCGATACGGTTTCGTGAGCATCACGCCTCCATTATCTCCACACCCGGATAGACGACCTTCTGTGAGCGTCGCATCCTTGCCCTAGCCACCACTTTTCCAGACACCTCCCTCACCGCATGCTTGAGGTACGACTCGTCAAGGCCCAGCAGGCGACCTGCATATACCATTGCTGACGGAGAGCGCATCTCCAGAGGTGTTGTCGCATAGCTGGACAGCACGACCTGCATGTCCGATGCGACCGCGGTCCTAACAGACTCTCGAAGGGTCTTGATTGTTCTGGAGCGCTCCAGACCGGATTGAGAGATCAACGGCGACAGTGACACTTCAAGCACTGTGCCGGAGCTTGCAGCATGACGGGCGACGGTCTTGCAGAGTGTACAGTCTGGCTCAGTACCAGTGACGGATATCATGTCCACTCTGGAGTCGGGAGAGGCCCATACAACCGGACTCGCGCTGCAAAGGGGCATCGAGATGATTGTGTACTTGCTACAATGACGCGCCACCTGATCCTTGATTGCGCGCGCGCTCTTTCCATTGAGGCTCCTTCGGGAATAGACAGTCACACCGTTGACCTCCGCCTCATCTTGGCAAGAGATACCCGGCATGGCCAGACCACAGAGTCCCAGCGCTCTAGCCATGTCTATGTACTTGGTCAGGTCCTCGGTGTGGGCCGGCATTATGCACAGGTCTATCGACAACAGGTCAGACCTCCAGAGACTCGATTGTAGCACTTAGCAGACCACGAACGCTCTCAGGAGTACAGCGGGGGTAGTCGCGAAGATGTACCTGTATGCTGATAAGGTCTGGCCCGACAGCCAGTCGGACTCGCCCCAGATAGGCATCCTGTTTCTCCACCCGGATGTAGAGTGTGCAGTTCTCGTCCAACCTCTGCTCAAGCGTACTCATCAGAGTCTGCCGGTCCGATGGCTCCAGCCTTCCAAGTATCGAGGTGAGGACATGATGGCAGTCCTTCTTACCTCGTAGGTCTGCAGAGAGCACCATTATGGGGCTCTGGTTGTGTCCCTCGGTGGGTGTGACCTTGAGGTCGACCCTCTCGCGGACTGCTTCGGGATACAGAGAGAGGACCGCAGTCTGAACACGACTCAGCACCTCAGTCCCTCTAGAGTATGCACGAGTGGTTATTCTCTCCACGAAGGGCATGGTCATTTCCCTTCGTTACGCACCTTTACTCACTTGCCCAAGTTGTCCTTCGCACGAAGAGACGGACGTATCTTCTCAGCGCCCTTGCCCTTGTTTCGAAGGCCTCTACTACGCTTCCCTGCAGATGTCAGACCGCGGTGAACACGTCCCTTCTGGGACGGGTCACACACCCAGTTGATCTCAGGGTCGTTGTATATCACAGGGTGACTTGGGTCAACTAGGATCACTTCATAGAAGAGCCACTTGTGGTCGTCCCCCACCCAGTATGAGTTGAGTACTCGCAGATTCGGGAACTTCCTTGCAACACGTTCTTCCGCTATCCACTGCCTCGACTTCATGGGCGTGTACCTGGTCACACCAAGGCTTCTGGGCTTCCGGCCTGCTCTTGGTCGTGGCTTCTCACGAGGACCACGACCCACTCGTGCTCTCACAACAACATAGCCCTGCTTGGCTTTGTAGCCCAGCGAACGAGCTCTTCCGAGTCGAGTGGGGCCCTCGAGGCGGACTATGCTCTCTTGCTTTCTCCATACGATTAGCCGGCTCTTGACGAGGTCCGTGCGCTTCTTCTGCTCAGCCAGCCATTCCTGGTCCATTCGTTCATATGCTGACATGAAAGTCTACGTCCTTTGTTGTCATCAGATTCACTTTGCTTGTGGTTCAGCCCTAGTAGGCCACATCCCTGCGGACGCATCCGCCAACACAAAGGAACAGATAGTGTCAACGTGTGGCTGACACTGTGCTCGGACCGCTCCTGCAGTCCTTAAAGATGTAGCGATTGTTCCATCTCCGCTTCAGACCTCGTTGAGTTGTGACAGGTTCGCCCACGCCCACGCGAGGAGCGCCCTGTTTTCCACTCTCCACGTTGATTGTTGGATGGAGTTGGACGCAAGAACCTGTCCTCACCGGGAGGACGCTCCGTGGTGAGTCTCCTCCCAGAGGTCAGTCGAGTGTCGTCAGGACAATCTCAAGACGAGCACGTATGCGTCCGGTCACAGGAGTCCTGTCGCTCCTGGGAGAGAGCACTGGGGTCACTCCTCGACGTCTGATGACGCGTCGAGCCAACCTCAGGCGCTCCGTCTTTGCAGGGAGGTATGTGGGCACCACTCAGCGATGCCCAAGGCGGCCCAACTCGTGGGCAGCTACTACAGACCGCTTGAGTTCTACTTCTTGCCGAGTTCACCGACAACCTTCTCTGCAGCAAGGTCGCCTACTTTCTCTTGAGCCTCTTGTGTTGAG from Candidatus Thorarchaeota archaeon includes these protein-coding regions:
- a CDS encoding M67 family metallopeptidase translates to MQYTLHLSEQHLKSLHAYAERCRPYEAPALLFGRAEQGELFVTRVELMKNTLESTAAFEIDPEEEYRLLVEAEQRGEEMLAIFHSHPAPPRPSSSDLANMRLNPVVWLIASRQQDHWESRPFILDGGKAVEVRMSIEEPDTY
- a CDS encoding 50S ribosomal protein L15e gives rise to the protein MSAYERMDQEWLAEQKKRTDLVKSRLIVWRKQESIVRLEGPTRLGRARSLGYKAKQGYVVVRARVGRGPREKPRPRAGRKPRSLGVTRYTPMKSRQWIAEERVARKFPNLRVLNSYWVGDDHKWLFYEVILVDPSHPVIYNDPEINWVCDPSQKGRVHRGLTSAGKRSRGLRNKGKGAEKIRPSLRAKDNLGK